AGCCGACGTGGACGAGCTGCGGCGCGGGCGGTTCCGGCTGGAGATCGTGAGCGTGTCCCGCGGCGCCGGTGTGACCACGGGCCGCTTCCTCGGCGCCCTGCCCCCGGACGACCGTGCGGCCCTGGCCACCGAACTGTCCGGCCTCCCGGCCGCCGACGGCGCCACCGTGCCCGCGCAGCTCTCCTTTCCGCCGCTCCTGCCGGAGAGCACCCACGTCACGCGGACCCCGCGAGTCCTGCCGACCGTGATCAGCCTCCAAGAACACCGGGCACCCGACGCCGACGTCCTCGTCCCCGCCGACCTGGCGGTGGGGTGCGACGGCCGCCGCATGTACCTGGCCGATCCGGAGCGCGGCCGACGCATCGAGGCCGTCGGGATGCACGCGCTGAACCTCCGCACGCACACCCCACCGCTCGTGCGCTTCCTCACCGAGTTGCCCCGCGCCCAGTGCGCGCAGGTCACCGTGTTCGACTGGGGCGCCGCGGCGACGATGCCGTTCCTGCCGCGCCTGCGCTACGGGCGCGTCGTGCTCACCCCGGCCCGATGGCGCCTCGAGGCGTCCGAGCTGCCTGGCCACGCACGCCCACGGGCCGAATGGGACGCCGCCTTCACCGGCTGGCGGGCCCGACGGCGACTGCCCCGGCGGGTCCACCTCGTGGAGGACGACCGGCGACTCTTCCTCGACCTCGACGAGGCCGGCCACCGGACGCTGCTGCGCCACCACCTCGACCGGAGACGCCAGGCCGTACTCGTCGAGGCGGCGGAGCCGGGGGCGTTCGGCTGGTGCGACGACCGTGCCCACGAGGTGGTGGTGCCACTCCGGGCGACCCGCCCGTCTCCGTGGCCAGAGCTGCCCGCTCCCACCCCGGCCCGCGCCCTCTCCACGGCCCAGACACAGACCCCGGCCGCATCGTCGGTGCTGCTGGCCGCGTTGTACGGCGACGCTCGCCGCCAGGACACGCTGCTCTCCCGCCACCTGCCCGATCTGCTCGAACGGCTCGGAGGCCCGCCGTGGTGGTTCGTCCGCTTCCGCGACCCCGAGCAGCACCTGCGCCTGCGCATCGCGCTCCCCACGCCCGATGCATTCGCCGAGACGGCCCGGACGATGAGCGTGTGGGTGGACGAACTGCGCGACGCCGGTCTGCTGGCGGACCTGCGGTACCCCACCTCCTACCGGGAGACGGGACGCTGGGGCTGCGGCGCCGCATGGGACGCGGCCGAAGACGTGTTCCGCGCGGACTCGCGGGCCGTCCTCGCCCAGCTCTCCCAACCGCGGCGCCCCCACGAGCGCACACTGGTGGCCGCGCACACCGTCTCCATCGCCTCCGCGTTCCTCGGCAGCACGGAAGCCGGGACGCGCTGGCTGATCGACCACATCCCGCCCACGGCGCCCGGCCCCGTACCGCGCCCGCAGTTCGCCGACGCCGTACGTCTGGCCGACCCCGGCGATGACTGGGCTGCCCTGCGCGCCGCCCCCGGAGGAACGCCCATCGTGCAGGCGTGGGCGGACCGTGACGCGGCGCTCGCCGCCTACCGGAGGCATCTGCCCGGACCCCACACGCAGGGCATCGCCCTCGACGACGTCCTGACCTCGCTGCTGCACGTCCACTTCGTACGGCACATCGCGGTGAACTTCCCCGAAGAAGAGGCCTGCCTCCACCTCGCCCGAGCCGCCGCCCTGGCCTGGACCGCCCGCACCACCGGGAGGACGCCATGACCGCACAGGCAGAACAGGCAGCACTGACGGCACAGACGGCACTCGGCCTGGCCGACGCCGTCGCCGAGCACCTCGCCGACCCCGGCGGGGTGTCGTTCCCGACGGCACACCGGCAGCACCTCGCCCTCGGTCTCCCCGGCATCGCACTCCTGCACATCGAGCGGGCCGCGGCCGGCCTCGGCCCGTGGCAGCGCGCCCACGACTGGCTCGCCGCCGCCTCCCGCGAGCCGCTCACCAGCGGTCCCGACAGCCACCCGTTCTACGGGGCCCCCGCCTTCGCGCACGCACTGGCCTGCGCCGCCGATCACCTGCCCGGCGCCTACCGACGCGCTCTCGCCACCCTGGACCGGCAGACGGCGGCCGATGCGAAACGCCGCGTCGACGCCGCTCACCGACGGATCGACACCGGACGCCTCCCGGCGCTCGCCGAGTTCGACACCGTCCGGGGCCTGACCGGCTACGGCGCCCACCTCCTGCGCCGCGCCCCCGACTCCTCCGTCCTGCGCGCCGTCCTCGGCTACTGCGTACGCCTCACCCAGCCGATCACCCATGACGGAGAAACCCTGCCGGGCTGGTGGACGCCAACGAATCCGTCGGGCCGGCCGGACGAACGCTTCCCCGGCGGACACGCCAACAGCGGCATGGCGCACGGCATCGGCGGGGTACTGGCGTTGCTGGCCCTCGCCGCCCGGCACGGCACCTCCGTCGCGGGCCAGTACGAAGCGGTGGGCCGGATCCTGACCTGGCTGGACAACTGGCAGGAGGACACCGACGACGGCCCGGCGTGGCCGTACTGGGTCACCCGGCCCGAGCTGCGCGCCGGCCGCCTCGCCCCGTCCGCGCCGCGGCGACCGTCATGGTGCTACGGCACCGCCGGCCTCGCCCGCGCCCGGCAACTCGCCGCACTCGCCCTCGGCGACACCCGTCGCCGACTGGACGCCGAGAACGCCCTCGTGGCCGCTCTCACCGATCCCGTCCAGCTCGGAGCCACGACGGACAACGCCCTGTGCCACGGATTCGCCGGCCTCGCTCACATCGCCGCCCGGGCGGCCGACGACGCCCACCCCTCGACGGCCGGTCAACTCCGCTTCGTGATCCCGGCACTCCTGGCCGCCGCACATCCGCCCGGCACCGACCCGGCGCACACCGCCACGGCGCTGATCCGGGACGAGGAGCGCGGCCCCGGCCTCCTCGACGGTGCAGCCGGGATCGCGCTGGCCCTCCTCGCGTCCGGCGCCGCCGAACCGCCCCGAACCGCCTGGGACGCCTGCCTGCTCGTCGCCTGACCGACCACGACGATCGACCACCGACCGAAGGACATCAGCGTGCCCCCTGACCGCTGGCAGCAGCACAACATCACCTTCGCCGACCGTGAGAGCGCGCAGCGCGCCGTCTCCGAGCGCATCGCCCCCGTCCTCCTCGCCGCCGAACAGGACGGGCAGCTCGCGGGCTGGTGGTTCATGAACAAGCAGCCCTGGCCGCTGCGGTACCGTGCCGACGAGCCGTCACCCGCCGTGGAAGCGGTGCTGAGCGACCTCGTCCAGGACGGCGGCCCGGTCGTGTCGTGGCTGCCCTGCGTCTACGAGCCCGAGACCGAGGCTTTCGGCGGAACCGATGCCATGGAAGTCGCCCACGAGCTGTTCCATCGGGACAGCTGCCACCTGCTCACCCACCGGCGGCCCGGCCCGGAAAGCCTCGGGCGCCGGGAAACCGCCGTGCTGCTGGCGAGCGCGATGATGCGGGCGGCCGGACTGGACTGGTTCGAGCAGGGCGACGTGTGGGCGAAGGTCGCCGCCCTCCGGCCGGCAACCGGCCGTCCGCCCGGCGACCGGGCCGCCGAACTCGGCCCCGCCATGCGCAAACTGATGACGGTGGACGCCCACGGCCTGTGCCGCCCGGGCGGCCCGCTCGCAGGGCACGGCGGATGGGTGGCAGCCTTCGAGCGGGCGGGTGCCGAGCTGGCCGCCCTCGCCGGTCGTGGCGCCCTCACCCGCGGTCTCCGAGCCGTCATCGCCCACCACACGATCTTCCACTCCAACCGCGCCGGTCTCCTCAGGGACGACCAGAGCGCCATGTCCGACATCGCACGAGAGGTAGTCATGGGAACGAGCGACAACGCCGCACCGTCCAGTGGAACGGCGACCGGGAGGGAGGGCGTCCACGGGGTGAACGACACGATCGCCACCCCCGGGGCAGACGCCGAACGCCTCCGCAACACCCTGGTCGACGGACTGCGCGCGCAGGGGTACGCCCGTACACCTGCCGTCGAGCACGCCCTGCGGACCGTGCCGCGCCACGTGTTCGTGCCCGGCGCGTCGCTCGAGGACGCCTACGCCGACGCGCCGGTGAACATCAAGTACGACACCGACGGCACCTCGATCTCGTGCGCCTCCCAGCCGGGCGTCGTGGCCCTCATGCTGGACCAGCTCGACGTCCGTCCCGGCGAGCGCATCCTCGAGATCGGCGCCGGCACCGGCTACAACGCCGCTCTGCTCGCCCACCTGACCGGCGAGAGCGGCCACGTGACCACCCTCGACGTCGACGACGACCTGGTGGAGGGCGCCCGCGCGCACCTCGCCGGCGCCGGGATCGGCAACGTCACGGCGGTGACCCGCGACGGGGCCCTCGGCCACGCGGAAGGCGCACCGTACGACCGGATCGTCGCCACCGTCGGCGCACACGGAGTGCCGCACGCCTGGCTGCGGCAACTCGCGCCCGGCGGCCGCCTCCTCGTGCCCCAGCGCCTCAAGGGCACAGTGTCCCGCTCCGTTGCCTACGAGCAGCGCGACGGCCGGTGGGTGTCGCTCGGCAGCCAGATGAACACCTTCATGCCGCTGCGGCGCGGCATCGCCGACGACGCCCGCCGCGTCATCCCGCTCAGCACGGACGGCACCGTACGGCTGCAGGCCCCGGCCGGGCAGAACATCGACGCGGACGCCCTCACCGGCGTCCTGTACCAGCCGCGCACCGAGAAATGGACCGGCATGACGGTCCGCGCCATGGAGTCGCCCGAGTGGATGGAACTGTTCGTGACCTGCTCCCTGCCCTCGGGCCTGATCCGGATGCTGTTCCCCCGGACCGCCAAGGGCACTCTCCTCACGGAGGACCCCTACCCCTCCTCTTCGGCGGTCGTCGACAAGGGCGCCGTCGCCTACCTCGCGCGGCGCGTGTCGGAACGGAAGACACCGGAGGGCGGCAAACTCTGGGAGTTCGGCGTCATCGGTCACGGCCCCGGCGGCGACGAGCTGGCCGCGCGGGTCGCCGAAGCCGTCCGCACCTGGGACCGGGAGTACCGCGGTCGTGAGGCCACCTTCGAGCTCCAGCCCCTCGACGCCCCCACGACCGAGCCGAGCCCCGGCCTGTTCACACTCGACACCCCGTTGAACCGCATCGTCGTCGACTGGCGCTGACACCGCCCCACACAGCGGACGGACGGTGCCCGCCGGCCGGCATGTGGCCGGCGGGCACCATCTCCCACTCCCACCCGGGGGACCCATGGACCCGCACGGACCCACAGCCCAACGCTTCCCGCTCGTCGCCCGATTCCGGCCTCCCTGCCTGCCTCTGCCCGAGCGCGTACGCGCCCTGGTCGAGCTCGCCGGCACCGCCGTCGAGAAGAGCGACCAGGGACTCGCATCATCCGCCTGCAACCAGGCCGCGCTCATCGCCTCCGACGTCGGCCTCCCCGACCTCGCCCGCGAGCTGTGCCACCGCCACGCCGCCGCCTACCTCCACGCCTGCCCCCTGCCTGGCATGAGCGCCATCCGGGGCCTGGAACCCGTCGTCAACCTCGCCCGCCTCCAGATCCGCGCCGGACACGCGGACGAGGGACGTCGGCGACTGCTCGACCTGTACGCGGCGGTCGAGGCGGGTACGTTCGCCCAGTTCGAGGGCGTCGCCGTACCGTCGGACCTCACCGCGACGGACGAGGACCGTCACGAGGTCCGTGCGTGGCTGTGGCGCGTGCTCCTCGCCGACGGCACCCGCACCCTCACGACCACGGGACGGTGGGCCGAGGCCGAAGCGCACATCAGGGCCCATCGCGGCGTCGGCAGCCGGATGCTCGACGGACGCCAGACCTCGGTACTCGCCGCACTCACCGTCGGCGACACCGCCCGGGCCGCTGCCCTCCTCGCCGACACGACGCCCGGCGACCCGTGGGAACAGACCGTCACGGCCTGCCTGACCGTCCTGTGCCGCCGCGCCGCCGGGCAGCCGGTCGACCGCCAAGTGGCGGACCTGGTGACGGCGTACATCGGTAGGAAGCCCGAACCGGGCATGACCGTCTTCGACACCCGCCTCGGCCTCACAGCCCTCGACGCGACCGGTTCAACCGATACACCTGCCGCACGCCGCATCGTCGACCACCTTCACCGCAGGACGACGAAGGCCCGGGACGGCTACGCGGCCCGCGAGACCCTGACCAGCCCCTTGTTCACCGCGATCGCCTCGGGCCGGCAAGCGCAGGATTGCCGTGACCTGGTGAGTGCCTGCGCCCTTGGGGGAGGGGGCATGCCGGACGAGCTGCGAGGAGGTCTCGTCTCGGTCGTGGGCACCGGAGACAGAGTGATCCGGGCAAGCCTCGCCCGAGCGTTCGACCTTGGACCTACGCCCCCGTGAAGAGAGCCTGAGAAGGGCAGCTCGAAGAGTCCTCAGTGCGTGTTTCTGAACCGAGTCCGTCGTCAATCAGGTAGCTGTTGTTCTGGTCGGTGGCCGATCCTTGCTGGTGGACGCTTATCGGGGCCAACTGCGGTGTTAGCGTTGCTGCTTGACGAGGGGGAAGAAGGCGGCACGTGACATCGACTGCATTTTGTATCGGCGGGGATCTGAAAGTACGACGGCTGGGGTTCGGGGCCATGCACTTGCCGACGGAACCGGGTCCGGCCCGCGAGACCTCTCTCGCGGTCGCCCGGCGGGCCGTCGATCTGGGTGTCACGCTGATCGACACCGCGTATCTCTATGGCGGGGGAGCCAATGAGGAACTCTTGGCTGAGGCCCTGCACCCGTATCCGGATGGACTGGTGATCACCACCAAGGTTGGCGTTGCTCGATCGGACTCCTCAGGCGAGTGGAAGCTCGACGGGCGGCCGGCCGTACTGCGGGAGCAGGTCGAGCAGGCGCTCCGCCGACTGCGTGTCGAGCGGATCGAGCTTCTTCAACTCCACCGCATCGACCCCGAAACGCCGCTCGCCGACCAGGCCGGCACGCTGCGGGACCTGCAGGCCGAGGGCAAGATCGGCCGGATCGGGCTGTCCGAGGTCACCGTCGACGAACTCAACCAGACACGGGAGATCGTCGACGTCGCGAGCGTGCAGAACCGATACAACCTGCTCGACCGTGAGCACGAGCCCGTGCTCACGGCTTGCGAAGCGGCAGGAATCGCGTTCCTGCCGTGGCGCCCCGTCGCCTGGGGCAAGTCAGGGGCGAAGGCCGAGGTCGCCTCCGTGGCGGCCGATCTCGATGCCACCCCCACGCAGGTCGCGCTCGCCTGGCTCCTCGGCCACTCACCCGTCATCCTCCCAATCCCTGGCACCGCCCGGATCGATCACCTGGAGGAGAACCTCGTTGCGGAGCGTCTCGAAATGCCCCCGGTGCACCGCGATCGCCTCGACCGTCTGCCCGAAGTGGCATAGTGCTCCGCTCGACGCCCGGCGGGCGTCCGTGGCCTGGGCCTTTGAGCTCAGGTGCCGGCCGACGCCGGTTTCCTCGGCCAGCTGGGGGTAGCGCCTTTCCGGGCGAGGCGTCTGGTCATGAGGGTGATGGCGGCCCAGGTGATCAGGGTTTCGGAGTGCTGGATGAGCCGTTCGTAGTCCCTGGCGTGGCGGCGGGCGTGCATCATCCACGCAAGGCTGCGTTCGACGACCCAGCGGCGGGGAAGTACGACGAAGCCGGAGGCGTCCTTGGGGCGGCTGACCGGTTTGATGGTGAGGTTGAGGTGTCGTTTGGCCCAGTCGACGAGCTTGCCGGCGTAGGCGGAGTCGGCCCAGACGATCGTGATCTCGGGGTGCATCAGACGCAGGCGGAAGAGGACTTCCTTCGCGGCGGCGGCGTCGTGCAGGTCAGCGGGAGTGACCATGACCATGAGGGGCAGGCCGCGGGTGTCCACGACCAGGTGGCGCTTGCGGCCGTTGATCTTCTTGCCTGCGTCGTAGCCGCGGGTGGCCTTCGAGACGGTCTCCGCGGCCTTGACGCTCTGCGAGTCGATCACGGTGGCGACCGCTCGGGGGCCTTTGCCCATCTCGCGGCGGATCCGGCCGGACAGGTGATCGCGGATCTGTCCGATCACCCCGGCAGCGGCCCAGCGCGCCATGAACCCCCAAACCGTCCTCCAAGGCGGGAAGTCCGCAGGCAGGGCCCGCCATTTGCATCCGGTGTCGACCACGTATCGGATCGCGTCGACGATCTCCCGCCGGGGATGCTTCTCGGGCCGGCCGCCGCGGCTGGTCTCGCAGGCCGGCTCCGGCAGCAGCGGTTCGAGCAGGTCCCATTCGGCGTTCGTGGTGTCGGAGGGATAGCGACGCTGACGCATGACTGCGGCTTCCCTCCAGATCGGATGGGGAGGGGCGCCCGGCCTCCGGCCGGGTGCCCCCGGTGGTGGTCAGGCAGAGACGACGAGGTCGAGGGTGGATTCGATGGAGTTGAGCTGGGCGACGATGTGGCGTACCCACTTGTCGCCCGGGTGGGCGGCGGCGTGAGGGGCGACGGTGCCGGTGATGAACCGGCGGAACTCGGTGAGCTTCTCGGTGAGCACGGCCCGTTCGTATGCCTCCAGCGCGGCCCGTTCGGCGCCGAGCTGGTAGCCGTCGGCCCTGGTCCAGATGAGCGGTGGCCAGCCGTTTTCGGCGATGATGTCCCGCAGGGCCGCCAGCCCTGACCGGACCTGGCTGGGGGACAGCCCACTCGCGCGGGTCAACTGGGGAAACAGCAGCCCCGCTGGTCTGGCCTCGAACAACACGAACCGCAGGGTGTCCGCATGCCGCTGGGCGACCTCGCCCCGGCGCCGTGAAGCGCGGGGCACGACTACTCGCCCCGCAGCATGCGGGCGAGCTCGTCGTCCATGTCGACCTTGCCCGTGTCGACCGCGGTCTCGATCCAGTCCAGCGTCGCCCGTACCTTCGCGACGTTCTCGTGCACGATCGTGCGTTCGTCCTCGCCGAGAGTACGGTCGCGCAGGCCGGGAACGGCCCGGCCGGCCGCGGCGACGAAGGAGTGGCAGGCAGTGACGAGGTCCAGGAACTCCACCGTCCGGTCGATCTTCCTCACCGCCGGCGCGACCGGGCTGGTGTCCTCGAAGTGGTCGCGGGCTTGCCGGGACCGCTCGACCTGGGCATGGTTGACCTGGAAGCGAGCGTGGTCGTCGCTCATCGCCTTGAACGCGACGTCCGGCCTGCGCAGCAGGTTCGTGGCCGCCGTGGTGGCCACGTGCTCGTCGCGGGTGAACTCCTCCACCACCCGGGCCTTGTCCACCGTGGTCACCTTGGCCGTCACCTCGGGCCGCATCAGGAAGTCGCTGGTCACCGCAGCAGCCACCTGATCGTCCTGGGCCAGCGTGTGAATCGCGGTGATCTTCTCCCTCGGCGTCACCGGCGTCTCGACCCGGTTGCCGACCCGACGGCTGGCGTCGTCCGGCGTCCACCGGGCCTTGCCCCCGGGCGGCGTGAGGATCGCGGCGAACCGCTCCTGGTCGTCCTCGATGTATGCCAGGATCCGGTGAACGGTGTAGGAGACGCCCCTCTGCCGGCGGTCGGCCGGCCAGCGCGAGGACGTCCACCTCGCCGACTTCACCGTGCTGAACTTCAGGCCGATGTCCTCGGCCAGCCGTGTGAGCGTCGTGGTCACCGACCACTCCGGGTCCACCGCGTGGTGGCCGCCCGGCTCCCTCATCGGCTCGATCTCCAGGGCGCGGTCCCCGATCGTGAACTGCCCGCGCGTCTGCTGTTCCACCACGTCCCGCAGCTCGGACACGATCTGCTCGTAACGGGACTGACTGACGCTTCCGACCTTGTCGATCTCCTCCGGCATGGGTTTCACCACCCATGCGGGCCGCAGCACGGAGCTGACGTCCGTGACGTGGACACGGCCCGCTCATCACCGAGAGTCAGACCGTAAATCCACTAATCACAACGATTGACCGCAAGTGACCGAATTCTGAGCGAAGTTGGACCCTGGATGCGTTCGCGATAGGGTCACTGCGCCCGTTCGCCAAACGTTTCCTTCCGGCGTCGCCAGGCCCTCACCACACACCGGCGCGAGCAGTACACGGCGTTCGACCGCCGGTCGACGCCGGCCACCCACCGGGCCCCGCACTCGGGACACTCGACCTCGCCCGCACCGCCCAGCACCGCAGCCGTGAGCTTGCGCAACCGCCGGTCCGTACGCCACTGCCTGGCACGGCATGCCGCGGAACAGAACAAGGCGTCAGGCCGCGAGCCCGGCCTCAGCCGGTCACCACAAGCCCGACAGTTCCTCTCCCCGGCCCGCCCGGTGCCCTCGGACACCACGCCAGCGTAGAACCCAAGGCTACTCAGAACCCGGGATCAGAAACACGCACTCAGGAAGAAGGCACTTCGAGACGTAGCATGAGCGGCTGACCCGCCAAGTAGCTACGGAGCTACCCATGCCCTATTTGTCGGAATCTGCAAAAGTCACTGAAACCGCGTCCCTGCAGTCATAAAGACGCAGGTCAAGCAGTCTGCTCCCCGCACCCGCGGGGATGGTCCCAGATGGCGCAACAGTTGGTGCAACCCCCCGTGCTGCTCCCCGCACCCGCGGGGATGGTCCCAGCTCGACCTTCTCGGGACCGACGACACCGCCCTGCTCCCCGCACCCGCGGGGATGGTCCCGGCTGCGGCATCGGGAAGTCGTCGAGATCCTCCTGCTCCCCGCACCCGCGGGGATGGTCCCACGATGTCGGTCCACGTCGCCGACAGCCATTCCTGCTCCCCGCACCCGCGGGGATGGTCCCGTCGCGCGCTGCCCCGGCCGTCAGTAGACGAACTGCTCCCCGCACCCGCGGGGATGGTCCCTCGTGCTGGAGCTGGTCGACGAGCTGAACGAGCTGCTCCCCGCACCCGCGGGGATGGTCCCGAGCCCCAGGTACAGGTAGACGGCCGCCTGGACTGCTCCCCGCACCCGCGGGGATGGTCCCCCGGACCGGGTCGGCGGCCTCTACACCGCACTCTGCTCCCCGCACCCGCGGGGATGGTCCCGCGATGCCGCCGCGCCTGGCCGAGGCCGTCATCTGCTCCCCGCACCCGCGGGGACGGTCCCCCGGATACCACGCGCTGACTACTCGCCCCCGGCTGCTCCCCGCACCCGCGGGGGTGGTCCCAAGAAGATGGTTCACGAAAGGCCGGGTTCCAGAACTGCTCCCGTAGTCGCGGGGATGGCTTCGGGTAGGGTTGATTGACCGTCGCGTTGGCAGCGGCTCAGGCCTGCAACCACTGTTTTGAAGGATGAACGACGACACCAGCACGAGTGGCTACCCGAGAGCTCTTTCGTTCCACTGACGCCAGCTGGAGCCCAGCTCGACGAGCACCCCGTCACGACCGAGGAAATGGAAGTCGTCCTCTTCGAGCGCGCTCTGCCGCCCGAACGCTTCGGGCCCTGCCTCATCGAGCCGAAGCACCCACTCGTACAGCGCTGACGCCCTCGACGGCCGGGCTTCTGACCAGCTGTCATCGTCCACGGGCACGCGCTCCGCGATGTCCGCCCGCACCGACACCGTGAAGTCGGCTTCGGCGAAGTAGGCAGCGAGGTAGGGGGCGTCTTCTCCCGCGAAGCGGCGATTGTCCGGGGCTCGACTCCGGATGGCGCGTACGACAGGCAGGTAGTAGGCGACTGTCAGCATCGCCGGATCGACGCCCGCTGCTCGGCGTTGGTGGGGTGGGTCCTCCAGGTGCGCGCGCCACTCACCACGAGAGAAGTGGGCCACGTGCGCGTACGTCGCTGAGGTGGGGTGCCCGACGATCTGTGGGAGGTTGCAGGCCTGCTTCTTGGCATCCGTGACAAGCTTGTCGGTGTACCCGTTCGAGCGACCCTTGACCTCGGTGGCGA
The Streptomyces sp. M92 DNA segment above includes these coding regions:
- a CDS encoding DUF6192 family protein; this translates as MPEEIDKVGSVSQSRYEQIVSELRDVVEQQTRGQFTIGDRALEIEPMREPGGHHAVDPEWSVTTTLTRLAEDIGLKFSTVKSARWTSSRWPADRRQRGVSYTVHRILAYIEDDQERFAAILTPPGGKARWTPDDASRRVGNRVETPVTPREKITAIHTLAQDDQVAAAVTSDFLMRPEVTAKVTTVDKARVVEEFTRDEHVATTAATNLLRRPDVAFKAMSDDHARFQVNHAQVERSRQARDHFEDTSPVAPAVRKIDRTVEFLDLVTACHSFVAAAGRAVPGLRDRTLGEDERTIVHENVAKVRATLDWIETAVDTGKVDMDDELARMLRGE
- a CDS encoding lanthionine synthetase C family protein — translated: MTAQTALGLADAVAEHLADPGGVSFPTAHRQHLALGLPGIALLHIERAAAGLGPWQRAHDWLAAASREPLTSGPDSHPFYGAPAFAHALACAADHLPGAYRRALATLDRQTAADAKRRVDAAHRRIDTGRLPALAEFDTVRGLTGYGAHLLRRAPDSSVLRAVLGYCVRLTQPITHDGETLPGWWTPTNPSGRPDERFPGGHANSGMAHGIGGVLALLALAARHGTSVAGQYEAVGRILTWLDNWQEDTDDGPAWPYWVTRPELRAGRLAPSAPRRPSWCYGTAGLARARQLAALALGDTRRRLDAENALVAALTDPVQLGATTDNALCHGFAGLAHIAARAADDAHPSTAGQLRFVIPALLAAAHPPGTDPAHTATALIRDEERGPGLLDGAAGIALALLASGAAEPPRTAWDACLLVA
- a CDS encoding lantibiotic dehydratase, which encodes MRAVLADDDLAEALEHASPVLAARVRSLCMPAELSTGGAEPSARDVRRAVLSVARYLLRSQHRATPFGLFAGVTVAGFGMQASVAWGGEHVAVGRAGAEWLAAVVERLESCPDLLERLPVVVNNTVTSRGDRLVVPFQSDDRSDRSDRGDRSDRGDRSDRGKRSERPRAVEASLALTAPVRAVLAAAREPVRAGELADKLEPEFPEAGPEKVRRLLAELIRRRVLITGLHAPSTETDALGHLLDQLRLAGADSFPALAGMVRELGEIRTALTRCASCSGREGAAARMRALVPGLRRHPVALDLRLDAQLVLPDAVAREAERAALLLTRVSARPYGTAAWGAYHQRFYERYGIGTMVPLQEVVADSGIGYPEGYPGSSPGARRPRLSARDDALVRLAQAAALDGRDEVLLTDELIDVLDVGPDEPRVPPHLEVGVRVHAADVDELRRGRFRLEIVSVSRGAGVTTGRFLGALPPDDRAALATELSGLPAADGATVPAQLSFPPLLPESTHVTRTPRVLPTVISLQEHRAPDADVLVPADLAVGCDGRRMYLADPERGRRIEAVGMHALNLRTHTPPLVRFLTELPRAQCAQVTVFDWGAAATMPFLPRLRYGRVVLTPARWRLEASELPGHARPRAEWDAAFTGWRARRRLPRRVHLVEDDRRLFLDLDEAGHRTLLRHHLDRRRQAVLVEAAEPGAFGWCDDRAHEVVVPLRATRPSPWPELPAPTPARALSTAQTQTPAASSVLLAALYGDARRQDTLLSRHLPDLLERLGGPPWWFVRFRDPEQHLRLRIALPTPDAFAETARTMSVWVDELRDAGLLADLRYPTSYRETGRWGCGAAWDAAEDVFRADSRAVLAQLSQPRRPHERTLVAAHTVSIASAFLGSTEAGTRWLIDHIPPTAPGPVPRPQFADAVRLADPGDDWAALRAAPGGTPIVQAWADRDAALAAYRRHLPGPHTQGIALDDVLTSLLHVHFVRHIAVNFPEEEACLHLARAAALAWTARTTGRTP
- a CDS encoding IS5 family transposase, with product MRQRRYPSDTTNAEWDLLEPLLPEPACETSRGGRPEKHPRREIVDAIRYVVDTGCKWRALPADFPPWRTVWGFMARWAAAGVIGQIRDHLSGRIRREMGKGPRAVATVIDSQSVKAAETVSKATRGYDAGKKINGRKRHLVVDTRGLPLMVMVTPADLHDAAAAKEVLFRLRLMHPEITIVWADSAYAGKLVDWAKRHLNLTIKPVSRPKDASGFVVLPRRWVVERSLAWMMHARRHARDYERLIQHSETLITWAAITLMTRRLARKGATPSWPRKPASAGT
- the fxlM gene encoding methyltransferase, FxLD system translates to MPPDRWQQHNITFADRESAQRAVSERIAPVLLAAEQDGQLAGWWFMNKQPWPLRYRADEPSPAVEAVLSDLVQDGGPVVSWLPCVYEPETEAFGGTDAMEVAHELFHRDSCHLLTHRRPGPESLGRRETAVLLASAMMRAAGLDWFEQGDVWAKVAALRPATGRPPGDRAAELGPAMRKLMTVDAHGLCRPGGPLAGHGGWVAAFERAGAELAALAGRGALTRGLRAVIAHHTIFHSNRAGLLRDDQSAMSDIAREVVMGTSDNAAPSSGTATGREGVHGVNDTIATPGADAERLRNTLVDGLRAQGYARTPAVEHALRTVPRHVFVPGASLEDAYADAPVNIKYDTDGTSISCASQPGVVALMLDQLDVRPGERILEIGAGTGYNAALLAHLTGESGHVTTLDVDDDLVEGARAHLAGAGIGNVTAVTRDGALGHAEGAPYDRIVATVGAHGVPHAWLRQLAPGGRLLVPQRLKGTVSRSVAYEQRDGRWVSLGSQMNTFMPLRRGIADDARRVIPLSTDGTVRLQAPAGQNIDADALTGVLYQPRTEKWTGMTVRAMESPEWMELFVTCSLPSGLIRMLFPRTAKGTLLTEDPYPSSSAVVDKGAVAYLARRVSERKTPEGGKLWEFGVIGHGPGGDELAARVAEAVRTWDREYRGREATFELQPLDAPTTEPSPGLFTLDTPLNRIVVDWR
- a CDS encoding RacP protein codes for the protein MPRASRRRGEVAQRHADTLRFVLFEARPAGLLFPQLTRASGLSPSQVRSGLAALRDIIAENGWPPLIWTRADGYQLGAERAALEAYERAVLTEKLTEFRRFITGTVAPHAAAHPGDKWVRHIVAQLNSIESTLDLVVSA
- a CDS encoding aldo/keto reductase; amino-acid sequence: MTSTAFCIGGDLKVRRLGFGAMHLPTEPGPARETSLAVARRAVDLGVTLIDTAYLYGGGANEELLAEALHPYPDGLVITTKVGVARSDSSGEWKLDGRPAVLREQVEQALRRLRVERIELLQLHRIDPETPLADQAGTLRDLQAEGKIGRIGLSEVTVDELNQTREIVDVASVQNRYNLLDREHEPVLTACEAAGIAFLPWRPVAWGKSGAKAEVASVAADLDATPTQVALAWLLGHSPVILPIPGTARIDHLEENLVAERLEMPPVHRDRLDRLPEVA